From the genome of Arthrobacter sp. SLBN-122:
CACCGCCACCTGGTCATGGACCAGCGTGCTGATCTCTTCCGGCTCCAGGCCCAGGGTGAGCCGCTGCAGGCGGCGGCGCAGCAGGAAGGACCCCAGGATCCCGGCCAGCAGGGCGCCCGCGGCCGTCAGCGCCACCGGTCCGATGTCGCGGGCCACGCTTTGGGCCACGGTCTCCATGGAGTAGCCCACACTCACCTCGCCCACCACGGTGGCGGTACCTGGGGCATATACGGGAACCTTGGCGCCGGCGGAGGGACCCAGGGTGCCGGTGTTCCGAGTGGTGATTTCCTGCCCCGACAGCGCCTCGGACGGATCCGTGCTCACCTTCTCACCCAGCCGCTGCGGATCCGGATGCGCCAGCCGGATGCCGGTTTCGTCGGTAATGACCACGAAGAGGGCGCCGGTCCGGGTCCGCGCTGCCTCGGCGGAAGACTGGAGCGGCCCGGCCAGCAGTTCGGCGGGCGGGGGAGTGCCGGGCTGTTCGCTGATGGCCAGGACGTTGGCCCTGACCTCCGGATCGGAGGCAACGGTGCGGGCCAGCGTAAGTGCCTGGTTTTCGGCTTCGCTGCCGACCCGGTCGTATGTAAGCCACGCGTGCACGGCGGCGCTGAGCAACACAACGAGCAGCACCACCGCCAGCTGCAGCAGCAGCGTCTGGGTGGAAAACCGCAGCGGCGGCCGGGGCGCGGAACGCTGCATTGGTCCTCCTTGACGTGTGTGGGCGGTGCGGCCAAAGGCTGCGGCTTCAGCGCGAGAACGCTTTGAGCACAATGAGCAAAATGCTCCCAATAAGCAGTATGCCAATCAATTGAGCCAAAGGCACTGCCGTGACGGACGCCACCTTACAGTCTGTAGCACGCATCACAACGCTGTGGTGCCGTTCACAAGAAGGAGCCGGCTGTGCTGGTAATACTTGGATTCGCCATGATCGCGGTATTCATGGTGCTGATCATGACGAAGAAGTTGACGCCAGTGCTGGCGTTGATCATTGTCCCTACTGTTTTTGGCCTTTTCGCCGGCGCCGGCCTCGGCATCGGCGACATGGTCATGGACTCCATGAAGTCCATGACCTCCACCGCGGCGCTGCTGATGTTCGCCATCATCTACTTCGGCCTGATGATCGACGTCGGGCTCTTTGACCCGCTGGTGAAGTTCATCCTCCGCAAGCTGGGCAACGACCCCGCCAAGGTTGTGCTGGGCACCGCCATCCTGGCGGCCGCCGTGTCGCTGGACGGCGACGGGTCCACCACGTTCATCCTCACCACCGCCGCCATGCTGCCGGTCTACCTGCGCCTCAAGATGAGCCCCGTGGTCCTCACCTGTGTGGCCGGCCTGGCCAACGGCACCATGAACATCCTCCCGTGGGGCGGCCCCACCGCCCGCGCCGCCACCGCCCTGAAGATCGACGTCAATGACGTCTTCGTCCCCATGATCCCGTCCCTGGTGGCCGGCCTGGTGGTCGTCTTCGCCTTCGCCTGGCTGCTGGGCCTGCAGGAGCGCAACCGCCTCCGTGCCACCGCACCCGAGATCTGGAGCGTCCCGGACACTGCCGAGAAGTTTGATGGAACGTCCGACGGCGGCACCCCCGCAGCTGCCTCCGGCACCGGCCGTGGGCGCAAGGGCGGCAACCCCGGCGGCGCAGCCCCCGCCGGTGGCTCCGTGGCTGTCCTGGAGCGCACCGAAACCCTGGTGGACGATCACGACTCCGCCATGGCCGACACCGCTCTGGACCCCAACCGCAGTACCCTGCGCCCCAAGCTGTTCTGGTTCAACCTGGCCCTGACCGT
Proteins encoded in this window:
- a CDS encoding CitMHS family transporter, with the protein product MLVILGFAMIAVFMVLIMTKKLTPVLALIIVPTVFGLFAGAGLGIGDMVMDSMKSMTSTAALLMFAIIYFGLMIDVGLFDPLVKFILRKLGNDPAKVVLGTAILAAAVSLDGDGSTTFILTTAAMLPVYLRLKMSPVVLTCVAGLANGTMNILPWGGPTARAATALKIDVNDVFVPMIPSLVAGLVVVFAFAWLLGLQERNRLRATAPEIWSVPDTAEKFDGTSDGGTPAAASGTGRGRKGGNPGGAAPAGGSVAVLERTETLVDDHDSAMADTALDPNRSTLRPKLFWFNLALTVAVMVVLVANIIPLPFVFMVGAAIALLVNFPKVKDQGAQLIAHAPSIVAVVSMVMAAAVLTGVLKGTGMVEAMSAWLVQIIPSSMGPFMAVITGILSIPMTFFMSNDAFYFGVLPVLSETAAHYGVGAADMARASITGQPFHLQSPLVPAILLLVSLAKVDLGDHHKKVLWRTAVISLVMLGVGLLTGAIGIG